In Monodelphis domestica isolate mMonDom1 chromosome 3, mMonDom1.pri, whole genome shotgun sequence, the following proteins share a genomic window:
- the LOC103105320 gene encoding carbonic anhydrase 15-like, giving the protein MQSLGGAFAWLALPLLVQAAHNGSWCYDSQNPHCGPSHWKEIAHSCGGSAQSPINIEQQQVRLDPGLGRFIFEGYDSAPRGPWRLLNNGHTVELSLEGAGGQGQLCIQGGGLSHSYCALQLHFHWGSPTSNGSEHTLDGQRQPMEMHVVHMNTLYQSLGEARGHPRGLAVLAFFFKVQNKDNANYNTIVSGLRKVSYQGQSVELASTFRLENLLPERRLLSSYYRYLGSLTTPACDEVVVWTVFKEPIPIGRAQLAQFVSTLQASPVDAPPVSMRNNFRPAQPIGARRVFASPSGAPAFSPSAQMWALLWLLLAMACVGVL; this is encoded by the exons ATGCAGTCCCTCGGAGGAGCGTTTGCTTGGCTCGCGCTGCCCCTGCTTGTCCAGGCGGCCCACAATG GCTCTTGGTGCTATGATTCCCAGAATCCCCACTGTG GCCCCTCCCACTGGAAGGAGATAGCCCACAGCTGTGGGGGCTCGGCTCAGTCGCCCATCAACATAGAGCAGCAGCAGGTGCGCCTGGACCCAGGCCTGGGCCGCTTCATATTTGAAGGCTACGACTCGGCGCCCCGGGGCCCCTGGCGGCTCCTGAACAATGGGCACACTG TGGAGCTGAGCCTAGAGGGAGCCGGGGGCCAAGGCCAGCTGTGCATCCAGGGAGGGGGGCTGTCCCACAGCTACTGTGCCCTGCAGCTCCACTTCCACTGGGGCAGTCCCACAAGCAATGGCTCTGAACACACTCTGGATGGGCAGCGCCAGCCTATGGAG aTGCATGTGGTGCACATGAATACTCTCTATCAGAGTCTGGGGGAGGCCCGAGGCCATCCTAGAGGCTTGGCTGTGTTAGCTTTCTTTTTCAAG GTGCAGAACAAGGATAATGCCAACTACAACACCATTGTGTCTGGGCTGAGGAAAGTCTCCTACCAGG GGCAGTCTGTGGAACTGGCATCCACCTTCCGCCTGGAAAACCTGCTGCCAGAGCGAAGGCTCCTGTCTAGCTACTACCGCTACCTGGGCTCCCTGACCACGCCGGCCTGTGATGAGGTTGTGGTCTGGACCGTCTTTAAGGAGCCCATCCCCATTGGCAGGGCTCAG ctGGCCCAGTTCGTGTCCACCCTCCAGGCCAGCCCGGTGGATGCTCCCCCTGTCAGCATGAGGAACAACTTCCGCCCAGCCCAGCCCATCGGGGCCCGAAGGGTCTTTGCCTCCCCGAGCGGCGCCCCGGCCTTCTCCCCCTCTGCACAGATGTGGGCCCTGCTCTGGCTGCTTCTCGCCATGGCCTGTGTCGGGGTGCTCTGA
- the LOC103105491 gene encoding keratinocyte proline-rich protein-like, which produces MRSPPPPPRQAPSPRKRKLPRSLQRPPPRARRRPTETERPPPTGIRNPVPAEPRGAARARWSGHVSHLPSRCTRGVAAPNQPEPSTAEPQPCPHRQPLSLPGHCHPDPSLHPGSGSAPAGWHVPCPPP; this is translated from the exons ATGCGCTCTCCGCCACCTCCCCCAAGGCAGGCTCCGAGCCCCCGGAAAAGAAAACTCCCAAGAAGTCTCCAGCGCCCCCCTCCACGGGCCCGCCGCCGCCCGACGGAGACTGAGAGGCCCCCGCCGACGGGCATCAGAAACCCAG TTCCTGCTGAGCCTCGAGGAGCAGCCAGAGCCCGATGGAGCGGGCACGTCAGCCACCTGCCAAGCCGCTGTACCCGGGGAGTGGCAGCCCCCAACCAGCCAGAGCCGTCGACCGCCGAGCCCCAGCCCTGCCCACATCGGCAGCCTCTCAGCCTCCCTGGGCACTGCCACCCGGACCCTTCTCTTCACCCAGGCTCTGGCTCTGCCCCCGCAGGATGGCACGTGCCCTGCCCTCCTCCTTGA
- the LOC130458037 gene encoding protein FAM246C, whose translation MAGAGVAIAAGEAARPGGPGGPGPRRALAGRRKEAEPGPEGSEEARGAGRLARLRGQLRAQAAGPGGAKLGSGDEAAERTGPVPPGPPTPGSASSVCSVCGEPRGGATYPAGVLEVSERRLQAGLAGLRAELSAGLDALRAELAAELAALRQALGRAPPQPPQDAAPARRRAPGPAPARGQALLRALGTVNALSAAAATASTRAGAEPPPGPRKDPPAPAPARGQALLRAISTVNALSAAAPPKAGAEPPAAPRKDPPAPGPAPGRGQALLRAIGTVNALSAAAAAPKAGAEPPAAPPP comes from the exons ATGGCCGGGGCCGGGGTGGCGATCGCGGCCGGGGAGGCGGCCAGGCCGGGCGGCCCGGGGGGCCCGGGGCCCCGAAGGGCCCTGGCGGGGCGGCGGAAGGAGGCGGAGCCAGGGCCCGAGGGCAGCGAGGAGGCGCGGGGCGCAGGGCGCCTGGCACGGCTCCGAGGACAGCTGCGGGCACAGGCGGCGGGGCCTGGGGGCGCGAAGCTAGGCAGCGGAGACGAGGCGGCGGAGCGCACGGGCCCCGTGCCCCCCGGGCCTCCCACCCCGGGATCCGCGAGCTCCGTGTGCTCTGTGTGTGGAGAGCCCCGCGGCGGCGCCACCTACCCGGCCGGCGTGCTCGAGGTGAGCGAGCGGCGGCTGCAGGCCGGCCTGGCGGGGCTCCGAGCCGAGCTCAGCGCCGGCCTCGACGCCCTCCGTGCTGAACTAGCAGCGGAGCTGGCCGCGCTGCGCCAGGCCCTGGGCCGTGCGCCCCCGCAACCCCCTCAGGACGCGGCCCCCGCCCGCCGCCGGGCCCCCGGGCCCGCCCCCGCCCGCGGCCAGGCGCTGCTGCGAGCTCTTGGCACAGTCAACGCGCTCTCCGCCGCCGCCGCTACCGCCTCCACCCGAGCGGGCGCCGAGCCCCCACCAGGGCCCCGCAAGGACCCCCCAGCCCCGGCCCCTGCCCGCGGCCAGGCACTGCTGCGCGCCATCAGCACCGTGAATGCACTCTCCGCCGCCGCTCCCCCCAAGGCAGGCGCTGAGCCCCCCGCGGCGCCCCGTAAGGACCCCCCAGCCCCGGGCCCCGCACCCGGCCGCGGCCAGGCGCTGCTGCGCGCCATCGGCACCGTGAATGCGctctccgccgccgccgccgcccccaAGGCAGGAGCTGAACCCCCCGCGGCGCCCC CACCGTGA